GCGGCGATACGCTTTTGTGAAGGCCAACCGCCACCCCGCGCCCCCGACTGAACACCCACCGATACTACCGCCCCATACCACTTACCCTACTTTCACAACCTTGATGCTAAAACCGATGCTCCTGCCCGAGGGGGGGCCGGTACAGCGCGCCTGGAGGCTCCTCAGAGACGCGCCGGCAGGCCACCTGCTGTCATTGACTCCCCCGTGATGGGCCGCCTATAATCAACCGTATCCAAGCACCGCCGGATGGTTATCAAGCTCATGCATGACGCCTCGCCGGCGACGGAACACGCTCCGTCGCCTTCCGCATATCTTTGGCTGGCCACCGTTCCGCTCATCTGGGGATCCCACTTCGTATTCCTCAAGATCGTGTACGAGGACTACACGGTCATGGGGATGCTGAGTCTGCGGTACCTCCTGATGTCGGTAGCCTTGTGGGTCGTACTGTGGGTTACTGAGCGCGACCTGCGCTTTGACCTCAAGGACGTGCCCTACCTGGCCTTCTTTTCGCTGCTGATGGTCACGATCTACCAGGTGCTCTTCGCCCTGGCCATTCAGTGGTCCTCGGCAGGCGAGAGTGCGCTGCTGATCAGTACGGCGCCGATCTTCACGGCCTTCACAGCGGCGATCCTGGGCTGGGAGCGACTGACACGACGGATGACGGCAGGCATTGCCCTGGGCTTCGCGGGAATCACTGCGGTGATCCTGGGCGGCAGCGGGCTATCCTACCTTCCTCCGACCCACGTCAAGGGTTGCCTGGTGATGGTCGTCTCCGCCGTGCTGTGGGCCTGGTACGCTGTGCTCGCCAAGCCGCTGCTTTCGCGGTACTCACCAGTCAAGGTCACCACCTACTGCCACACCCTGGGTGGTATCCCCCTGATCCTGCTGGGAGCCCCGGACGCACTCCACACGACGCCGCAGGTGATCGCGCACTTGGCCGATCCCCTGACGCAAGGCCATGCGCTGTGGGTGATCGCCGGCATCCTGTTCTATGCCTGGCTCTCCGGGTCCTACGCTTTCACGGTGTGGTATCGGGCTGTGCAGCGACTGGGCTCGGGGCGAACCATGATGTTCCAGTACTGCGTGCCGGTGGTCGGGCTTCTCGCCGCCATCGTCTTCCGGCGGGAGTATCCGAGTCTGGTGCAATGGGTGGGAGTAGCCCTGACGCTGTGCGGCGTGTTCTTTGCGGCAGCCCGCCCACAGGTCTCCGCAGTCCCTGTGGCGGCGACCGACAGGAGTGAAATCGTTGACGGACCTGACACCGCTTGCTGAAGCTGTTGAGCATTTCCGTCAGGGCGGCTTCATCGCCCTGCTTGATCACCCCGAACGGGAGGGCGAGGCCGACCTGCTGTGTGCGGTCGAGCACATCACGGGCGAGAAGGTCAATTTCATGGCCACCCACGCCCGTGGTCTCGTTACCGTTGCGATCAACGCACGACGGCTGGAGGAGCTCGACATCCGACTCATTGAGCCCCGCTTCCATGGGGACAACGTTCCCGCCTTCACCGAGACGGTGGACTACAACCCCACCACCACTACGGGCGTATCGGCCTTCGAGCGTGCGGCAACGATGCACGCCCTGATTGATCCGCAGACCAAGCCCGAGGACTTC
The nucleotide sequence above comes from Armatimonadia bacterium. Encoded proteins:
- a CDS encoding DMT family transporter, coding for MVIKLMHDASPATEHAPSPSAYLWLATVPLIWGSHFVFLKIVYEDYTVMGMLSLRYLLMSVALWVVLWVTERDLRFDLKDVPYLAFFSLLMVTIYQVLFALAIQWSSAGESALLISTAPIFTAFTAAILGWERLTRRMTAGIALGFAGITAVILGGSGLSYLPPTHVKGCLVMVVSAVLWAWYAVLAKPLLSRYSPVKVTTYCHTLGGIPLILLGAPDALHTTPQVIAHLADPLTQGHALWVIAGILFYAWLSGSYAFTVWYRAVQRLGSGRTMMFQYCVPVVGLLAAIVFRREYPSLVQWVGVALTLCGVFFAAARPQVSAVPVAATDRSEIVDGPDTAC
- the ribB gene encoding 3,4-dihydroxy-2-butanone-4-phosphate synthase, which produces MTDLTPLAEAVEHFRQGGFIALLDHPEREGEADLLCAVEHITGEKVNFMATHARGLVTVAINARRLEELDIRLIEPRFHGDNVPAFTETVDYNPTTTTGVSAFERAATMHALIDPQTKPEDFMRPGHVFPLAAAPDGLAERRGHTEGAIALARLAGLQPAVVMCEVMAPDGHMAHGEQIAAFSRQHGIPMVSVPQIMAALAEN